In Nitrosarchaeum koreense MY1, one genomic interval encodes:
- a CDS encoding AbrB/MazE/SpoVT family DNA-binding domain-containing protein — translation MNGNYNQFNPSEMFKDWIQKNGRAQAEFMKNFGMLMTNQNTQTFNPLETLREVSDNTRQVQSDMMKNMSSMQNKSMETMFQIGQMLPSFMNWGAYKTTVSSNGRISIPEAERNALGLGEGDLVQVIVLPIAKKSKNKEVKQ, via the coding sequence CAATCCTTCTGAAATGTTCAAAGATTGGATTCAAAAAAATGGTCGTGCACAAGCTGAATTCATGAAAAATTTTGGCATGTTGATGACAAATCAAAATACACAAACATTCAATCCTTTAGAAACTCTTAGAGAAGTTTCTGATAATACAAGACAGGTTCAATCTGATATGATGAAAAATATGTCATCTATGCAAAACAAAAGTATGGAGACTATGTTTCAAATCGGTCAAATGCTTCCATCTTTTATGAATTGGGGAGCATACAAAACAACTGTAAGTAGTAATGGAAGAATTTCAATTCCAGAGGCAGAACGTAATGCACTTGGATTAGGTGAGGGTGACTTGGTACAAGTCATAGTCCTTCCAATAGCCAAAAAATCAAAAAATAAGGAGGTGAAACAATGA